A genomic window from Caldicellulosiruptor kronotskyensis 2002 includes:
- a CDS encoding small, acid-soluble spore protein, alpha/beta type produces MARQKIMSEELKMEIAKELGVYDVVSKYGWGEVKSRDCGNIVRKAIEMAEKALKEKQ; encoded by the coding sequence TTGGCAAGGCAAAAGATTATGTCAGAGGAGCTTAAAATGGAGATAGCAAAAGAACTTGGAGTGTACGATGTAGTTTCTAAGTACGGTTGGGGAGAAGTAAAATCGCGCGACTGTGGTAACATCGTCAGAAAAGCTATTGAGATGGCAGAAAAAGCCTTGAAAGAAAAGCAATAA
- the gpr gene encoding GPR endopeptidase codes for MFKIQTDLALETRELVQKGLGREIEGVEVEERKEFDDKIKITKVKINSIKGEAILQKPMGNYITIEADGLRDEDFEVQEQVSKILANELESLINVSQKSTVLVVGLGNWNVTPDSLGPKVVSKVLITRHLFEFVPEKIKDRRIRSVCAISPGVLGITGIETSEIIGGIVQRIHPDLIIAIDALASRRLERISTAIQIADTGIVPGSGIGNERKGITKETVGVPVVAIGVPMVVDAAIIANDAIDLLLERLKNETDRSSPLYMLLESIPDEDRFNLIKEVIFPYYGNLFVTPKDIDRIVENISTVIADGINKAIHPEVKENEEYRYVN; via the coding sequence ATGTTTAAAATTCAAACAGACCTTGCCCTTGAAACAAGAGAACTTGTCCAAAAAGGGCTTGGAAGAGAGATAGAAGGTGTTGAGGTTGAAGAGAGAAAAGAGTTTGACGATAAAATTAAAATCACTAAGGTCAAGATTAACTCTATAAAAGGTGAAGCAATCTTGCAAAAGCCTATGGGCAATTATATCACAATCGAAGCTGATGGATTGCGCGATGAAGATTTTGAGGTCCAGGAACAAGTATCAAAGATACTGGCAAACGAGCTTGAAAGCTTGATAAATGTGTCGCAAAAATCTACCGTGCTTGTTGTTGGACTTGGTAACTGGAATGTTACGCCCGACTCTTTAGGACCAAAAGTTGTCTCAAAGGTATTGATTACACGTCATTTGTTTGAGTTTGTGCCAGAAAAGATAAAAGATAGGCGAATACGTTCTGTTTGCGCGATATCGCCAGGTGTTCTGGGCATAACTGGAATCGAGACCAGCGAAATAATAGGCGGTATAGTTCAGAGAATACATCCTGATTTAATAATTGCAATTGACGCACTTGCTTCAAGAAGGCTTGAGAGGATATCAACTGCTATCCAGATAGCAGATACGGGTATTGTTCCTGGATCAGGTATTGGAAATGAACGAAAAGGTATCACAAAAGAAACAGTTGGTGTGCCTGTTGTGGCAATTGGTGTTCCTATGGTGGTTGATGCAGCAATTATTGCAAATGATGCCATAGACCTTCTACTCGAAAGACTAAAAAATGAAACGGATAGGTCATCGCCGCTTTATATGCTTTTAGAGAGTATTCCTGATGAGGACAGATTTAATCTTATCAAAGAGGTTATATTCCCTTACTATGGGAATCTCTTTGTAACGCCGAAAGACATTGACAGGATTGTTGAAAATATTTCGACTGTGATAGCCGATGGAATAAATAAGGCAATTCATCCGGAGGTAAAAGAGAATGAAGAGTATAGATATGTGAATTGA
- the spoIIP gene encoding stage II sporulation protein P, with translation MVKVVDFKKVVLVTTILFVVGVGFLVERLIFLNQAATALLFRYSKEIISFNIPIFSDHFANKIFKIENTVRFSYPMFAATNFQEVEGVPLYEDDAIVIDYNQQTQEDKKNVQSESQNENIEFQKYFTNSTQKVGTCNNIEIMNQTDYKIDANILLKTNFKIFNGKKPSILIYHTHTTESYNSFSQNLVYTPGTTDRTLDFNYNVVRVGEELKRILEKQYGYKVYHSKDVNDYPEYKGSYSRSLKVIEKYKSKHPDIKVFIDLHRDAIGNGSKKVKVSTVAFGYEVAKVMLVVGTDKLGLYHPFWRQNLLFAVHLQKNLNKICPQITRPINLSAARYNQHVSPYAIIIEIGSNGNTLEEALRSCQIVAKALDDTIMGR, from the coding sequence ATGGTTAAGGTTGTTGATTTTAAAAAGGTAGTATTGGTAACTACTATACTTTTTGTGGTTGGTGTTGGCTTTTTAGTTGAAAGATTAATCTTTTTAAATCAAGCAGCAACAGCTCTGCTTTTCAGGTATTCAAAAGAGATTATTTCGTTTAATATACCAATTTTTTCTGACCATTTTGCAAACAAGATTTTTAAGATTGAAAATACAGTAAGGTTTTCTTATCCGATGTTTGCTGCAACAAACTTTCAAGAGGTTGAAGGTGTACCTTTATATGAAGACGATGCTATTGTGATAGATTATAACCAGCAGACCCAAGAAGATAAGAAAAATGTTCAATCAGAAAGCCAGAATGAGAATATCGAATTTCAGAAATACTTTACAAATAGTACTCAAAAAGTTGGGACCTGCAATAACATAGAGATTATGAATCAGACAGATTATAAAATTGATGCTAATATCCTTTTGAAGACAAACTTCAAAATTTTCAATGGAAAAAAACCGTCCATTTTAATTTACCATACTCACACAACAGAAAGCTACAATTCTTTTTCTCAAAACCTTGTATACACTCCTGGCACAACAGACAGAACACTTGACTTTAACTACAACGTTGTGAGAGTAGGGGAGGAGTTAAAAAGAATCTTAGAAAAACAATATGGTTATAAGGTTTATCACAGCAAAGATGTAAATGATTATCCAGAATACAAGGGTTCTTATTCGCGGTCATTGAAGGTAATAGAGAAATATAAAAGTAAACATCCTGATATAAAAGTCTTTATAGATTTACACAGAGATGCTATTGGAAATGGTTCAAAAAAAGTAAAGGTTTCAACAGTTGCGTTTGGATATGAGGTTGCAAAGGTAATGCTTGTTGTAGGGACAGACAAGCTTGGGCTTTATCATCCTTTTTGGCGACAGAACCTTCTGTTTGCTGTGCATCTTCAAAAAAATCTCAACAAAATATGCCCTCAGATTACAAGACCTATAAACCTCTCTGCTGCACGATACAATCAACATGTATCACCATATGCTATAATCATTGAAATTGGTAGCAATGGGAATACCTTAGAAGAAGCCTTAAGGAGTTGCCAGATTGTTGCAAAGGCATTGGATGATACTATCATGGGAAGGTGA
- the xerD gene encoding site-specific tyrosine recombinase XerD, translating into MSIIEAFGNYLQRQNRFSQNTISSYLRDAKKYIEFLDDIKIKLENTSQTTLIAYIISMQKGGKSNSTIARAIVSLKVFYEFLKIQDIVDIGKIEIEPPKLEKSPPQILTRDEVERLLSCPKEDDIKGIRDKAMLELLYATGIRVSELINLNLDDINLEHGYIICKNKKRDRVIPIGSYAISAVEKYLRHSRPYLAKSKDEEALFLNFSGERMTRQGFWKIVKFYAQNAKIDKEITPHVLRHSFATHLIENGADVRAVQQMLGHADISTTQRYLQVANVKLKEVYQKTHPRA; encoded by the coding sequence ATGAGTATCATAGAAGCGTTTGGTAATTACCTCCAGAGACAGAATAGATTTTCACAGAATACTATAAGTTCGTATTTACGGGACGCTAAAAAATACATAGAGTTTTTAGATGACATAAAAATAAAACTTGAAAATACTTCTCAGACAACATTGATAGCATACATTATCAGTATGCAAAAAGGTGGTAAATCAAACAGTACTATTGCACGAGCAATTGTTTCACTAAAAGTCTTCTATGAATTTCTAAAAATTCAGGATATTGTTGATATTGGAAAGATTGAGATTGAACCTCCAAAACTTGAAAAAAGCCCACCTCAGATACTTACAAGAGATGAGGTGGAAAGGCTTCTTTCATGTCCGAAAGAGGATGATATTAAGGGAATCAGAGATAAAGCAATGCTTGAGCTTTTGTATGCAACAGGTATCAGGGTAAGCGAGCTTATAAATCTCAATCTTGACGACATCAATCTTGAACACGGATATATTATTTGCAAAAACAAGAAAAGAGACAGAGTTATTCCCATTGGTTCATATGCCATTTCGGCAGTGGAGAAGTATTTGCGTCATTCACGGCCTTACCTTGCAAAAAGTAAAGATGAAGAAGCTCTTTTTTTGAACTTTAGCGGTGAAAGAATGACAAGACAGGGATTTTGGAAGATAGTAAAGTTCTATGCACAAAATGCAAAGATAGATAAAGAAATAACACCGCATGTGCTCAGGCATTCTTTTGCCACTCATCTAATTGAAAATGGGGCAGATGTGAGAGCTGTTCAACAAATGCTTGGTCATGCTGATATTTCAACAACACAGAGATACCTTCAAGTTGCAAATGTTAAGCTAAAAGAGGTGTATCAAAAAACTCATCCACGTGCATAA
- a CDS encoding Mur ligase family protein, whose product MENLKLYIAILLGMIVKLMLKLCGKDATSAPGKIALRIYPRIIKEIDKRCKLKILISGTNGKTTTNNIINWLIADDRVVLSNLKGSNMANGIVSAFINNLRSNYDIACFEVDEGSLPIVTRYLKPDIFVTTNVFRDQLDRYGELDRVKDLILDHIGQALAIINADDPNLASFSGEKKVFYSVDENMFSRRTNVTLDSRFCPICNAKLEYSFYNVGHLGKYECSVCGYKNPESRFIITNIREDLTGFVFDFVDRETGINIENIRWKMGGVYNLYNVCAAISAAMLIGIEKERIKERIETFENKLGRLEKKEVGGKKVIISLVKNPIGMSETLNVISQDPDPKAIVFILNDNAADGRDISWIWDADFDILYKIENIKALYFSGKRKEDMALRVKYSEFVLSNFEFIDYKEDLNRVFDQNDIHKVYILPTYTALFEVRKIVDSLSKKDGIKKWR is encoded by the coding sequence TTGGAAAATTTGAAACTTTACATTGCCATTTTGCTGGGGATGATTGTTAAGCTTATGCTGAAGCTTTGTGGGAAAGATGCAACAAGCGCACCAGGTAAGATTGCCCTGAGGATTTATCCAAGGATTATAAAAGAGATTGATAAAAGGTGCAAATTGAAGATACTTATATCAGGTACAAATGGTAAGACAACCACAAACAACATAATAAACTGGTTAATTGCGGACGATAGAGTTGTGCTTTCTAATTTGAAGGGGTCAAACATGGCAAACGGGATTGTAAGTGCTTTTATAAATAATCTAAGGTCAAATTATGATATTGCATGTTTTGAAGTTGACGAAGGCTCACTGCCAATTGTAACAAGATACTTAAAACCAGACATATTTGTTACAACCAATGTGTTCAGAGACCAGCTTGACAGGTACGGTGAACTTGACAGGGTAAAAGATCTGATTTTAGATCATATTGGACAGGCTTTAGCTATAATAAATGCAGACGATCCAAACTTGGCAAGTTTTAGTGGTGAAAAAAAGGTGTTTTATAGTGTTGATGAAAATATGTTTAGTCGAAGAACCAATGTTACATTGGATTCACGTTTCTGTCCTATTTGCAATGCCAAGCTTGAATATTCGTTTTATAATGTTGGACATCTTGGTAAATATGAATGCTCAGTTTGTGGTTATAAAAATCCTGAAAGCAGGTTTATCATCACAAATATAAGAGAAGATTTGACAGGGTTTGTTTTTGATTTTGTTGACAGAGAAACAGGTATAAATATTGAAAATATTAGATGGAAAATGGGTGGTGTTTATAATCTGTACAATGTATGTGCAGCTATTTCGGCAGCAATGCTGATTGGCATTGAAAAGGAAAGAATAAAAGAAAGAATTGAAACATTTGAAAATAAACTTGGAAGGTTAGAAAAGAAAGAAGTTGGCGGTAAAAAAGTGATAATATCACTTGTAAAAAACCCCATAGGCATGAGCGAGACACTAAACGTAATTAGTCAGGATCCTGATCCCAAGGCTATTGTGTTTATCCTCAACGATAATGCTGCGGATGGCAGAGATATTTCATGGATTTGGGATGCTGATTTTGATATCTTATACAAAATAGAAAATATCAAAGCTTTGTATTTTAGTGGCAAGAGGAAAGAAGATATGGCCTTGAGAGTAAAATACAGTGAATTTGTACTTTCTAATTTTGAGTTTATTGACTACAAAGAAGATTTAAACAGGGTTTTTGATCAAAATGATATCCACAAAGTCTATATTCTTCCAACATACACCGCTCTTTTTGAGGTAAGAAAGATAGTAGATAGCCTTTCAAAAAAGGATGGGATAAAAAAATGGAGGTAA
- a CDS encoding type 1 glutamine amidotransferase — MEVNIVNMFPEVLNLYGDRGNILCLQKRCVWRGIKANVFEYTLGAEQEILKSADIILLGGASDREQSIVYSHLINLKGLIKSLIEDGIVVLAICGGYQLLGEAYIDASGRAIKGLHLLDFITKAEGKRLIGNIIIETSLDVFPKTVVGYENHGGRTYHDYQPFGKVLKGYGNNGKDGFEGLIYKNVIGTYLHGPLLPKNPHIADFMIKKALERKYNLDSLEFQKLDDTLEYLAHNRVKELYM; from the coding sequence ATGGAGGTAAACATTGTGAACATGTTCCCCGAGGTTTTGAACTTGTACGGGGATAGGGGCAACATTTTATGCCTTCAGAAAAGATGTGTTTGGCGAGGAATTAAAGCAAATGTGTTTGAATACACCTTGGGTGCAGAACAAGAAATCCTAAAAAGTGCAGATATAATTTTGCTTGGTGGGGCATCAGATAGAGAACAGTCTATTGTATATTCACATCTTATAAATTTGAAAGGGCTTATTAAAAGTCTTATTGAAGATGGAATTGTAGTACTTGCAATCTGTGGTGGCTATCAGCTTTTAGGAGAGGCTTATATCGATGCAAGCGGAAGAGCAATAAAGGGTCTTCATCTTCTGGATTTTATAACAAAAGCTGAGGGGAAAAGACTTATTGGTAACATTATAATCGAAACAAGCTTGGATGTTTTTCCAAAAACAGTTGTGGGATATGAAAATCATGGTGGTAGAACATATCATGATTATCAACCTTTTGGCAAGGTTTTAAAAGGTTATGGCAATAACGGAAAGGATGGGTTTGAAGGACTAATTTATAAAAACGTGATAGGTACTTATCTGCACGGACCTCTTCTTCCAAAAAATCCGCATATTGCAGACTTTATGATCAAAAAAGCTCTTGAAAGAAAGTATAATTTGGATAGCTTAGAGTTTCAGAAATTAGATGATACATTAGAGTATTTAGCACACAACAGGGTAAAAGAATTGTATATGTAA
- a CDS encoding BMP family lipoprotein, whose amino-acid sequence MKRSLYAVLSLVVIAALLLSLNVSWNMASGSTSQKTFRVGLVTDVGGVNDRSFNQSAYEGLKRAEKELKIKTTLIQSKQMTDYVPNLQKLAKANYDLIIAVGFLMHDSVVTVAKQFPKAKFLIIDSEISDLPNVASAMFREEQAGYLAGVAAALLEKAKFGKTTGKNIFGVVGGMKIPPVDRYIAGFKAGVLSEIPKAKVIIKYTGKFDDPASGKQVALSEIAQGADFVFQVAGQTGLGVIQAAKEKGVYAIGVDSDQSYVAPATVVTSAMKRVDVATYSVIKDTLNGKFKSGIIYFDLKNNGVGLAPFMKGVPNSVSAKINKVIADIKAGKIKIPTEVK is encoded by the coding sequence ATGAAGAGAAGCTTGTATGCGGTTTTAAGTCTTGTTGTGATTGCTGCTCTTTTATTAAGCTTAAATGTATCTTGGAACATGGCAAGTGGGTCTACATCCCAAAAAACTTTTAGGGTAGGGCTTGTCACTGACGTTGGTGGTGTCAATGACAGAAGTTTCAACCAGTCTGCATATGAAGGACTGAAAAGAGCTGAAAAAGAACTAAAAATCAAAACAACTCTCATTCAGTCAAAGCAGATGACAGACTATGTTCCAAACTTACAGAAACTTGCAAAAGCTAATTACGATTTAATTATTGCAGTTGGTTTTTTGATGCACGACTCGGTTGTGACAGTTGCAAAGCAGTTCCCAAAGGCAAAATTTTTAATTATCGACTCTGAGATTTCTGACCTTCCTAATGTTGCCTCAGCTATGTTTAGAGAAGAACAAGCAGGCTACTTAGCAGGAGTTGCTGCAGCTTTGCTTGAGAAAGCTAAGTTTGGTAAAACAACTGGAAAGAATATATTTGGAGTTGTAGGTGGCATGAAGATTCCACCTGTTGACAGATACATTGCAGGTTTTAAAGCTGGCGTCTTGAGCGAGATTCCAAAAGCAAAGGTTATAATCAAGTACACTGGCAAGTTTGATGACCCGGCATCAGGAAAACAGGTAGCTCTTTCAGAAATTGCACAGGGTGCTGACTTTGTGTTCCAAGTTGCAGGGCAGACAGGTCTTGGTGTTATCCAGGCTGCAAAAGAAAAGGGAGTTTATGCAATAGGTGTTGACTCAGACCAAAGCTATGTTGCACCAGCCACTGTTGTTACCTCTGCAATGAAGAGAGTTGACGTTGCAACATACAGTGTTATAAAAGATACATTAAATGGGAAATTCAAAAGTGGTATCATTTACTTTGATTTGAAAAACAATGGCGTTGGACTTGCTCCATTTATGAAAGGTGTTCCAAATAGTGTGAGTGCAAAAATAAACAAGGTAATTGCTGATATAAAAGCTGGTAAGATAAAGATACCAACAGAAGTAAAGTAG
- a CDS encoding S-methyl-5'-thioadenosine phosphorylase, whose protein sequence is MIGIIGGSGFYSFLENFEEIEIETPYGKPSDKIAISKVGGKEVAFIPRHGKKHIYPPHKVPYKANIYALKELGVEKIISTTACGSLKKEIMPGDFVIVDQFIDRTWGREDTFSDIGNVKHTSMAQPYDEQMREIAINVLEELGYRFHKKGTCVVIQGPRFSTLAESRWYSKMGFDVIGMTQYPEVALANELGIKYLNITLVTDYDAGLEDDPDIKPVSHEEVLRVFSENVEKLKKVIIEIIKRI, encoded by the coding sequence ATGATAGGGATAATAGGTGGTTCTGGATTTTACTCTTTTTTGGAAAACTTTGAGGAGATTGAGATTGAAACACCTTATGGCAAACCAAGTGATAAAATAGCAATCTCCAAGGTGGGAGGAAAGGAAGTTGCGTTTATTCCGAGGCATGGTAAGAAACATATTTACCCTCCTCATAAAGTGCCATATAAGGCAAATATATATGCATTAAAAGAACTGGGTGTTGAGAAGATTATTTCAACAACAGCATGTGGAAGCTTAAAAAAGGAGATTATGCCGGGTGATTTTGTAATTGTTGACCAGTTTATTGACAGAACATGGGGACGAGAGGACACATTTTCGGATATTGGAAATGTAAAGCACACCTCAATGGCACAGCCTTATGATGAACAGATGAGAGAAATTGCAATTAATGTTTTAGAAGAACTTGGATATAGATTTCATAAAAAAGGTACATGTGTAGTTATTCAGGGACCGCGATTTTCTACTTTAGCAGAAAGCAGATGGTATTCCAAGATGGGGTTTGACGTTATTGGAATGACCCAGTATCCCGAAGTAGCTTTGGCAAATGAACTTGGAATAAAGTATTTAAACATAACTCTTGTGACAGACTATGATGCGGGGTTAGAAGATGACCCAGATATAAAACCTGTTTCGCATGAAGAGGTTTTAAGAGTGTTTTCTGAAAATGTAGAAAAGCTCAAAAAGGTTATCATTGAAATAATAAAAAGAATATAA
- a CDS encoding ABC transporter ATP-binding protein, with the protein MEYILQVKDISKRFGNIQANDNVCLDVKKGEVHAILGENGAGKSTLMNIIYGLYTPDSGEIYFEGQKLEVKGPHEAIEKGIGMVHQHFMLIPVFTVAENIVLGFEPKGFRFNVQEAEKKILEISKKYNLEIDPKAKVGDLSVGMQQRVEILKAFYRDARLLILDEPTAMLTPQETRELFKIINNLKAQGISILFISHKLDEVMEISDRVTVMRRGKTIKTLNTKETTEQELANLMVGREVKLVVEKTEPRLGETVLKVENLSVKLKNGVEKVKDVSFEVRRGEIFGIAGVDGNGQNELVEAIVGLISSTGKIIFKGEEIQNLPTRKRYEKGIAYIPADRQQDGLVLNFTVAENIVLKRYYKKPYSNGGFLNYKVIISEADRLIHEFDVRPPDYKLFAKNLSGGNQQKVILAREFSSSPDLLIAVQPTRGMDVGAIEYIHRKLIELRDSGKAILLVSLELDEILNLSDRIAVMYSGRIMDILESKNATKEEIGLMMIGKKKKEA; encoded by the coding sequence ATGGAGTACATTTTGCAGGTAAAGGATATTTCTAAAAGATTTGGTAATATTCAAGCAAATGATAATGTGTGTTTGGATGTCAAAAAAGGTGAGGTACATGCCATACTTGGGGAAAATGGTGCTGGAAAGTCTACTTTAATGAATATCATCTATGGTCTTTATACTCCTGATTCTGGAGAGATATATTTTGAAGGTCAAAAACTTGAAGTCAAAGGACCTCATGAAGCAATTGAAAAAGGAATAGGAATGGTTCATCAGCATTTTATGTTGATACCTGTATTTACCGTGGCTGAAAATATTGTTTTGGGATTTGAGCCAAAAGGTTTTAGGTTTAATGTTCAAGAAGCTGAGAAGAAAATTCTTGAGATTTCGAAGAAATACAATTTAGAAATTGACCCAAAGGCAAAAGTTGGAGATTTAAGTGTAGGTATGCAACAGAGAGTAGAGATATTAAAGGCTTTTTACAGAGATGCAAGGCTTTTGATACTTGATGAACCAACAGCAATGCTAACACCCCAAGAGACAAGGGAGCTTTTTAAGATTATAAATAACCTGAAAGCTCAAGGGATATCCATATTATTTATAAGCCACAAACTTGATGAGGTTATGGAAATTTCAGATAGAGTAACTGTTATGAGAAGAGGAAAGACAATAAAGACCTTGAACACCAAAGAAACAACTGAACAGGAACTTGCAAATTTGATGGTCGGAAGAGAAGTTAAACTTGTTGTTGAAAAGACTGAACCGCGGTTAGGAGAGACTGTATTAAAGGTTGAAAACCTTTCAGTCAAACTGAAAAACGGTGTTGAAAAGGTCAAAGATGTAAGTTTTGAAGTAAGAAGAGGAGAGATTTTTGGTATAGCAGGTGTTGATGGAAATGGACAAAATGAGCTTGTAGAAGCTATTGTTGGACTTATTTCATCAACAGGGAAAATAATCTTCAAAGGAGAGGAAATTCAAAACCTTCCCACCCGCAAACGTTACGAAAAAGGGATTGCTTATATTCCAGCAGACAGGCAGCAGGACGGGCTTGTTTTGAACTTTACAGTGGCAGAAAACATTGTGCTCAAAAGATACTATAAAAAGCCATATTCTAATGGAGGTTTTTTAAATTATAAGGTAATAATCTCAGAAGCTGATAGACTCATACATGAATTTGATGTGCGTCCACCTGATTACAAGTTATTTGCAAAGAATCTTTCAGGTGGCAATCAGCAAAAGGTAATCTTGGCAAGGGAGTTTTCAAGCAGTCCAGACCTTTTAATTGCTGTTCAACCAACAAGAGGAATGGATGTGGGAGCTATAGAGTACATCCATAGAAAACTGATTGAACTTCGGGACAGTGGTAAAGCAATACTACTTGTTTCTTTAGAACTTGATGAGATTTTGAATCTTTCTGACAGGATTGCTGTGATGTATTCGGGCAGGATTATGGATATTTTGGAAAGTAAAAATGCAACAAAAGAAGAGATAGGACTTATGATGATAGGCAAGAAAAAGAAGGAGGCCTAA
- a CDS encoding ABC transporter permease, with product MVKKVLQSILMPLIAIFISMIVGGIVILITAKQNPIYAYMALFSGAYGNLMNFATTLTNAIPLIITGLGVAIAFSSGLFNIGAEGQFWIGAIVATYLGYQIKGLPWFLHIPLIIICAMIAGALWGGLVPGLAKVYTGAHEVITTMMMSYIAIYFSHYLLEGGPMMDKGTIPQSPVIQNSAKLSTLVPNTQLSSGLYIAILAVVVVYILMYKTTIGYELRAVGFNIKAAKYAGMNVAQKLVLAMGLSGAFAGLAGAVQIMGVQHRLYDSFTSGYGYTAIVVALLANNNPIGVVIAALFLAGLSTGAQEMQMQTNISGQLADVVVGLIIFFIAIEELYRIVMEKIKTRKTKLQPVGGQE from the coding sequence ATGGTAAAAAAGGTTTTGCAGAGTATTTTAATGCCGCTTATTGCTATTTTTATATCCATGATTGTAGGTGGGATAGTAATATTAATCACAGCAAAACAAAATCCCATTTATGCGTACATGGCACTTTTTAGCGGAGCATATGGGAATTTAATGAACTTTGCGACAACTCTGACAAACGCAATACCTCTCATAATAACAGGCCTTGGAGTTGCAATAGCATTTTCTTCAGGACTTTTTAATATTGGTGCTGAAGGGCAGTTTTGGATAGGCGCAATTGTTGCAACTTATCTTGGGTATCAGATAAAGGGTCTTCCATGGTTTTTACACATTCCATTGATAATAATATGTGCTATGATAGCGGGCGCACTTTGGGGTGGACTTGTTCCAGGATTGGCAAAAGTTTATACTGGTGCTCATGAGGTTATCACAACTATGATGATGAGCTATATAGCCATTTATTTTAGCCACTATTTGTTAGAAGGCGGTCCAATGATGGACAAGGGAACAATACCCCAATCACCGGTGATTCAAAACAGTGCAAAGTTAAGTACTTTGGTACCAAATACACAGCTGTCAAGTGGACTTTACATTGCAATTTTGGCAGTTGTGGTAGTATATATTCTCATGTACAAAACAACCATAGGTTATGAACTCAGAGCAGTAGGGTTTAATATCAAAGCTGCAAAGTATGCTGGCATGAACGTTGCTCAAAAACTTGTTTTGGCAATGGGGCTTTCCGGTGCATTTGCTGGTCTTGCTGGTGCTGTTCAGATAATGGGTGTGCAGCACAGACTCTATGATAGCTTTACTTCTGGTTATGGTTATACTGCTATAGTTGTTGCGCTTCTTGCGAATAACAATCCAATTGGTGTTGTAATTGCAGCACTTTTCTTGGCAGGACTTTCAACAGGTGCCCAGGAGATGCAGATGCAAACAAATATTTCTGGACAGCTTGCTGATGTTGTGGTAGGACTTATAATATTCTTTATTGCAATTGAAGAACTTTATAGGATTGTTATGGAAAAGATTAAAACCAGGAAAACAAAGTTGCAACCGGTAGGAGGGCAAGAGTAA
- a CDS encoding ABC transporter permease translates to MNILSIFTNPYLWASTIAMSVPLALPAIGGTFSERSGVVNISMEGIMLISAFVSVAFSAYFHNAWLGLLAGVISGILVAYVFAWAAAKMYANQIVLGMAFNIFASGITAYLFNAIYGPEGTPFDTPKLPDVRIPVIDRIPVIGQILSGQNVMVYIMFVLIILSQWFLFYTTIGLRLRAVGENPEAAETAGIDVVKMKYLGVILGGAFSALGGAYLSIGVLNSFSPEMSSGRGYIALAAMIFGKWTPVGSFLASLLFGFATALSYTLQESSISKNIIMMLPYVVTILALIGIGGKSVAPAADGIPYRPKK, encoded by the coding sequence ATGAATATACTCAGTATTTTTACAAACCCATATTTGTGGGCATCAACCATTGCGATGTCGGTACCGCTTGCACTTCCGGCAATTGGTGGTACTTTTTCAGAACGATCTGGCGTTGTCAATATTTCTATGGAAGGAATAATGCTAATTTCGGCATTTGTTTCAGTTGCGTTTTCGGCATACTTTCACAATGCATGGCTTGGACTTTTAGCAGGAGTAATCTCAGGTATTTTGGTAGCATATGTATTTGCATGGGCAGCTGCAAAGATGTATGCAAACCAGATAGTCCTTGGTATGGCTTTTAATATATTTGCATCTGGTATTACAGCTTACCTTTTCAATGCTATATATGGCCCGGAAGGAACACCTTTTGACACCCCTAAACTTCCTGATGTTAGGATACCTGTGATAGATAGAATTCCTGTAATTGGACAGATTTTAAGTGGTCAAAATGTAATGGTTTATATAATGTTTGTTTTGATAATACTTAGCCAGTGGTTTTTATTCTATACAACCATAGGTTTGAGGCTAAGAGCAGTTGGCGAAAATCCAGAAGCTGCTGAGACAGCTGGTATCGATGTTGTTAAGATGAAATACTTGGGTGTTATACTGGGTGGGGCATTTTCTGCTCTTGGTGGTGCTTATCTTTCAATTGGTGTTTTGAACAGTTTTTCCCCAGAGATGTCGTCAGGAAGAGGTTATATAGCATTAGCTGCAATGATTTTTGGTAAATGGACACCTGTAGGCTCATTTTTAGCATCACTTTTGTTTGGTTTTGCCACAGCTCTTAGCTATACATTACAAGAATCTTCAATTTCAAAAAACATTATTATGATGTTACCTTATGTAGTTACAATATTAGCATTAATTGGTATTGGTGGTAAGAGTGTTGCACCTGCTGCCGACGGTATTCCTTACAGGCCCAAAAAATAA